From a region of the Paenibacillus lutimineralis genome:
- a CDS encoding bifunctional 4-hydroxy-2-oxoglutarate aldolase/2-dehydro-3-deoxy-phosphogluconate aldolase, with the protein MSILEVLNREKIMAMIRGLRPDTVDRTVEALVQGGIRFLEVTTNTEGVYELVERLRQRYEGQLLIGIGTVLDADMAAKSIDAGAQFIVSPNLDEEVISYGLRHEIDVFPGVMTPTEIVRAVKVGAKAVKVFPTGSLGGAAYLKEIRAPLDHIPMIASGSVGLNNLRDILDAGAIGVGIGGNLVKRQWIEAERFNEIQKLAREFVDIVAEFQAQSTGVLLSSSMVMEDPQGSGS; encoded by the coding sequence ATGTCTATCTTGGAAGTTCTGAACAGGGAGAAGATTATGGCCATGATCCGTGGCTTGCGGCCGGATACGGTGGATCGGACTGTCGAAGCGCTGGTACAGGGAGGAATTCGCTTCCTGGAGGTGACAACGAATACCGAGGGAGTCTATGAGTTAGTCGAGCGCTTAAGACAGAGGTATGAGGGGCAACTGTTGATCGGTATCGGTACGGTGCTTGATGCCGACATGGCTGCAAAGTCGATTGACGCAGGGGCGCAATTTATCGTATCGCCGAATTTGGACGAGGAGGTTATCTCCTACGGATTACGACATGAAATCGATGTCTTTCCCGGGGTAATGACACCTACGGAGATCGTCAGAGCTGTCAAAGTCGGCGCCAAGGCAGTAAAGGTGTTCCCGACGGGTTCGCTAGGCGGAGCCGCTTACTTGAAGGAAATTCGCGCACCGCTCGACCATATTCCGATGATCGCCTCTGGAAGTGTCGGCTTGAACAACTTGCGAGATATTCTGGACGCTGGTGCTATTGGAGTAGGGATTGGCGGCAATCTCGTCAAGCGGCAGTGGATAGAAGCGGAACGATTTAATGAGATCCAAAAGCTGGCCCGTGAGTTCGTGGATATCGTTGCCGAATTCCAGGCCCAGTCGACAGGCGTCCTGCTCTCTAGCAGCATGGTCATGGAAGATCCGCAGGGCTCGGGGAGTTGA
- a CDS encoding cbb3-type cytochrome c oxidase subunit I: protein MLESIKNWASDFFVTGDPLIYGADAAIIITLVAIVFVLTYFKKWGWLWRNWLTTVDHKKVGIMYILSAFLMMFRGGVDALLMRTQLAMPELQFLQPDHYNEIFTTHGVIMILFMAMPFMFGLFNVAVPLQLGARDVAYPFMNALSFWLFFAGAMLFNLSFVIGGSPDAGWLAYPPYSELMYNPGVGQDFYIWGIQISGIGSLMTGINFIVTILKLRAPGMKLMKMPMFSWSVLASCIAIIFSFPILTATLALLFLDRYGGAHFFTLDGGGNPMMYINLIWMWGHPEVYIIVLPAFGIFSEVVSTFSRKKLFGYKSMVYAMMIISILSFLVWAHHFFTMGSGANVNAFFALSTMVIAIPTGVKVFNWLFTMFRGRISFESPMLWTTGFIPCFVIGGMTGVLLSVAPADFQYHNSYFLIAHFHQVIIGGVVFGYFAGLYYWWPKLFGFKLNERIGKWAFWFWNIGFYLCFMPQYVLGLDGMTRRLVTYSWDKGWWGLNLVSSIGAGLMGIAFLFQVWQIVHGIKHYRSNMDTTGDPWDGRTLEWSIPSPAPHYNFAVLPQVSDQDEWWEEKQRRQKEGYTAVAPELSPIHMPNNSGIPIMMAGCWFLAGFGFVFHWLWLIIPGLAGVALCMLAHSFNYDTDHYIPVEDIKHTEASLRGAANL, encoded by the coding sequence ATGCTGGAGTCTATCAAAAACTGGGCCTCCGATTTTTTTGTGACCGGAGACCCTTTAATATACGGGGCGGATGCAGCTATTATCATTACGCTCGTGGCCATCGTCTTCGTATTGACTTATTTTAAAAAATGGGGGTGGCTCTGGCGCAATTGGCTGACCACGGTTGATCATAAGAAGGTGGGCATCATGTACATCTTATCCGCGTTCCTGATGATGTTTCGCGGCGGGGTGGATGCTCTCTTGATGCGTACGCAGCTGGCCATGCCCGAACTTCAATTTCTACAGCCGGATCACTATAACGAAATATTTACGACCCATGGCGTCATTATGATTCTGTTCATGGCGATGCCGTTCATGTTCGGTTTGTTCAACGTAGCGGTCCCGCTCCAGCTTGGAGCAAGGGATGTCGCCTATCCATTCATGAACGCGCTCAGCTTCTGGCTGTTCTTCGCTGGTGCCATGCTGTTCAATCTGAGCTTCGTCATTGGCGGCTCGCCGGATGCGGGCTGGCTCGCCTACCCGCCTTACTCGGAGCTGATGTATAACCCGGGTGTCGGTCAGGACTTCTATATATGGGGTATTCAGATCTCCGGGATTGGCAGCCTGATGACCGGCATCAACTTCATTGTAACGATTCTGAAGCTGCGCGCTCCAGGAATGAAGCTAATGAAGATGCCGATGTTCTCTTGGTCGGTGCTGGCAAGCTGCATTGCCATTATATTCTCATTTCCAATTTTGACGGCGACGCTGGCGTTGCTCTTTCTAGATCGGTACGGCGGTGCTCACTTCTTTACACTGGATGGCGGTGGTAACCCGATGATGTATATCAACCTGATCTGGATGTGGGGACATCCTGAGGTGTATATTATCGTGTTGCCGGCGTTCGGTATTTTCTCCGAGGTAGTCTCCACGTTTTCCCGCAAGAAGCTGTTCGGTTATAAATCGATGGTGTACGCGATGATGATTATTAGTATCTTGTCCTTTCTCGTATGGGCGCATCACTTCTTCACGATGGGATCGGGGGCGAATGTCAATGCCTTCTTCGCTTTGTCGACGATGGTGATCGCTATTCCGACCGGGGTCAAAGTATTCAACTGGTTATTTACAATGTTCCGCGGCAGAATCAGCTTCGAATCGCCGATGCTGTGGACGACCGGGTTTATTCCCTGCTTCGTAATCGGAGGGATGACCGGTGTGCTTCTATCAGTAGCGCCCGCAGATTTTCAGTATCATAACAGCTACTTCCTGATCGCGCATTTCCATCAGGTTATTATAGGAGGCGTCGTCTTCGGTTACTTCGCCGGCTTGTACTATTGGTGGCCGAAGCTGTTCGGCTTCAAGCTGAATGAGCGCATTGGGAAATGGGCGTTCTGGTTCTGGAATATCGGTTTCTACCTGTGCTTCATGCCGCAATATGTGCTTGGCCTCGACGGAATGACGCGGCGGCTTGTCACCTATAGCTGGGATAAAGGCTGGTGGGGACTCAATCTAGTCTCGAGCATCGGTGCGGGACTGATGGGTATCGCTTTCCTGTTTCAGGTCTGGCAAATCGTCCACGGCATCAAACACTACCGCAGCAACATGGATACGACGGGAGATCCGTGGGATGGACGCACCTTGGAATGGTCAATTCCTTCGCCAGCTCCGCATTATAATTTTGCCGTGCTACCGCAGGTATCTGATCAGGATGAATGGTGGGAGGAGAAGCAGCGCAGGCAGAAGGAAGGATACACGGCAGTGGCACCGGAATTGTCGCCGATTCACATGCCTAACAACTCCGGTATTCCTATCATGATGGCAGGCTGCTGGTTTCTGGCCGGATTCGGCTTCGTGTTCCACTGGCTCTGGCTGATCATACCGGGGCTTGCCGGCGTAGCTCTATGCATGTTGGCCCATTCCTTCAATTATGACACGGACCATTATATTCCGGTTGAAGATATCAAACACACGGAAGCGTCTCTAAGGGGGGCTGCAAATCTATGA
- the cyoA gene encoding ubiquinol oxidase subunit II, with product MKEKVIKSLRCLAFLAVLVLLLPALSGCSSIAVLDPKGPIAAQQRDLMFLSTVLCAIVIVPVLILSAVIIWRYRDKADRKAAYTPDWAHSTKLEMIWWGIPIIIILTLAIVTARATYALEPSKPLESKADVKPLTVQVTSLNWKWLFQYPEQGIASVNELKIPQGVPVRFEITADSPMNSFWIPQLGGQIYAMSGMAMTLYLQADETGQYWGSGANFTGTDFAKMFFDVHAVTAEEFTDWVEDVKKDSPTLTLDGYKQLAEPSASEKLTYSSFPEGLFEMTVTKYASSHHHGMSMSGSTEAHGDKPMSSDDSGHGDMLKSGDQSEHGDMRMSGDQLEHGGMSMNEGSAH from the coding sequence ATGAAGGAGAAAGTGATTAAATCGCTGCGGTGTCTTGCTTTCTTGGCCGTGTTGGTGCTTCTGCTGCCAGCCCTTAGCGGATGCTCCAGCATTGCCGTACTGGACCCCAAGGGGCCAATTGCCGCACAGCAGCGTGATCTGATGTTTCTATCGACTGTATTATGCGCTATCGTCATCGTACCTGTGCTTATTCTTTCAGCGGTCATTATTTGGCGTTATCGGGATAAGGCTGACCGTAAGGCGGCATATACACCAGATTGGGCTCACAGCACCAAGCTGGAGATGATCTGGTGGGGCATTCCGATTATCATCATCCTGACGCTGGCCATTGTAACCGCCCGGGCCACTTATGCCCTGGAACCATCTAAGCCGCTAGAATCGAAAGCGGACGTTAAGCCGCTAACCGTACAGGTGACCTCGCTAAACTGGAAGTGGCTGTTCCAATATCCAGAGCAGGGCATTGCTTCCGTGAACGAGCTGAAGATTCCGCAAGGGGTGCCGGTCCGCTTCGAGATTACAGCGGATTCACCAATGAATTCCTTCTGGATTCCCCAGTTAGGAGGACAGATCTATGCGATGTCCGGTATGGCGATGACGCTCTATTTGCAAGCAGATGAGACCGGACAATATTGGGGCTCCGGCGCCAATTTTACCGGCACGGACTTTGCGAAGATGTTCTTCGATGTGCATGCCGTTACTGCGGAAGAATTTACGGATTGGGTAGAGGATGTCAAGAAGGACTCTCCGACGCTTACACTTGATGGGTACAAGCAACTGGCAGAGCCCTCGGCATCGGAGAAGCTGACCTATTCTTCTTTTCCGGAAGGTCTATTTGAAATGACCGTAACTAAATATGCGTCATCCCATCATCACGGCATGTCCATGTCCGGTAGCACAGAGGCTCACGGAGATAAGCCTATGTCAAGTGATGATTCGGGGCATGGGGATATGCTGAAGTCCGGGGATCAATCCGAGCACGGCGATATGCGAATGTCCGGAGATCAGCTGGAACATGGCGGCATGTCCATGAATGAGGGCAGCGCTCATTAG
- a CDS encoding cytochrome o ubiquinol oxidase subunit IV, whose translation MESVHTEQESHVGSFYSYTIGFICSIVLTVIPVAIVLGGWLEGMTRAVVLMVAGVLQLLVQLLFFMHLREEGKPRYNLISLILGLVILIVIVAGSMWIMMFNMVAQ comes from the coding sequence ATGGAATCGGTTCATACAGAGCAGGAGTCGCATGTGGGGTCGTTCTATTCCTATACAATCGGGTTCATATGCTCCATTGTATTGACCGTGATACCAGTTGCGATCGTTCTGGGTGGCTGGCTGGAAGGAATGACGAGAGCTGTAGTCCTAATGGTGGCGGGTGTTCTGCAGCTGCTGGTGCAGCTTCTGTTCTTTATGCATTTGCGTGAGGAAGGGAAGCCGCGCTACAATCTCATCTCTCTCATTCTTGGCCTGGTGATCCTGATTGTCATCGTAGCCGGGTCAATGTGGATCATGATGTTTAATATGGTGGCTCAATAG
- the cyoC gene encoding cytochrome o ubiquinol oxidase subunit III: MSSSQVTEASARAHHDHHPDMEEMRLLGFWIYLMTDVMIFGTFFATYIVLKNSTNGGPGPADLFELGGVIASTFILLASSYTCGLAVLAMNKGKLRALLGWLAITALLGACFIGLEISEFAHLVDRGATMGTSAFLSAFYTLVGTHGLHVSIGLVWMVALMLQLTKRGITPVTKRKVQVISLFWHFLDVIWIFVFTVVYLMGVS, encoded by the coding sequence ATGAGTTCAAGCCAAGTAACAGAAGCGTCTGCGCGCGCGCATCATGATCATCATCCGGATATGGAGGAGATGCGCCTGCTCGGCTTCTGGATCTACCTGATGACGGATGTTATGATCTTCGGCACTTTTTTTGCCACCTATATCGTACTAAAGAATAGCACCAATGGCGGTCCCGGTCCTGCCGACCTGTTCGAATTAGGCGGGGTTATCGCCAGTACGTTTATTTTGCTTGCTAGCAGCTATACTTGCGGACTGGCGGTTCTGGCAATGAACAAGGGCAAATTGCGGGCTCTGCTCGGCTGGCTGGCCATCACGGCTTTGCTTGGGGCTTGCTTCATCGGTCTGGAGATCAGTGAATTTGCCCATCTCGTAGACCGGGGGGCGACGATGGGGACCAGTGCATTTCTGTCCGCTTTCTACACCTTGGTCGGAACGCATGGCCTGCATGTAAGCATCGGGCTGGTATGGATGGTAGCCTTAATGCTACAGCTGACGAAACGGGGGATTACTCCGGTCACAAAACGTAAAGTTCAGGTGATCAGCCTCTTCTGGCATTTTCTTGATGTGATCTGGATTTTCGTATTTACCGTCGTCTATTTAATGGGGGTGAGCTAG
- the hisC gene encoding histidinol-phosphate transaminase — protein sequence MDDHKEVKARNTVRNIKPYTPGKPIWELQQEHGLSKIIKLASNENSLGPSPKALEAIAAALPDIHRYPDTRASRLRHALASELDLAPEQFILTNGGDELITLVSEAYLEPEDEIIVLSPSFSEYEFGAHLMAARIVPVPLNEQYEIDIHAILAAVTERTKLLCICSPNNPTGTYLPGPLLQQLLEALPRRVLVLFDAAYNHYVTASDYSSGLEYVRAGYPIVVLQTFSKIYGLAGLRVGFGAAREDIVQQILKVKEPFNVNALAQIAAIAALDDDEHLLRSQELTVQGREQLYHALDELQLTYTRSMSNFVLVELGANAKAIYEQLLSRGIIVRYAGAWQLPQHVRVSIGTQEENQALLNELTSILRQYDSVTSLS from the coding sequence ATGGACGACCATAAAGAAGTCAAAGCCCGCAATACTGTACGAAATATTAAGCCTTATACGCCAGGCAAGCCGATTTGGGAGCTGCAACAAGAGCACGGGTTATCCAAAATAATTAAACTTGCCTCGAACGAAAATTCGCTGGGTCCTTCCCCCAAGGCGCTTGAAGCCATCGCTGCCGCACTGCCTGACATACACCGCTACCCTGATACGAGAGCGTCCAGGCTTCGACATGCGCTTGCTTCCGAGCTGGACTTGGCCCCGGAGCAATTCATTCTGACGAATGGCGGAGATGAATTGATAACGCTGGTGTCGGAAGCCTACCTGGAACCAGAGGATGAGATTATCGTACTCTCTCCATCTTTTAGCGAATACGAATTCGGAGCCCATCTGATGGCAGCCCGAATTGTCCCCGTTCCTCTAAACGAGCAATATGAAATTGACATCCACGCGATTCTCGCAGCAGTCACAGAACGAACCAAATTGCTATGTATCTGTTCTCCTAATAACCCTACCGGCACCTACTTGCCTGGACCGCTTCTCCAGCAGCTTCTTGAAGCCTTGCCCAGGCGAGTTCTCGTCCTGTTCGACGCCGCCTACAATCACTATGTGACAGCCAGCGATTACAGCAGCGGCCTAGAATATGTCCGCGCCGGGTATCCAATTGTCGTCCTGCAAACTTTCTCGAAAATATACGGTTTAGCCGGTCTGCGAGTCGGCTTTGGCGCAGCCAGAGAGGATATCGTTCAGCAGATTCTGAAGGTGAAGGAGCCGTTCAATGTCAATGCATTAGCGCAGATAGCCGCGATCGCGGCGCTTGACGATGATGAGCATCTCCTCCGTTCTCAGGAGTTAACGGTTCAGGGCCGTGAGCAGCTATACCATGCTCTAGACGAACTCCAGCTAACGTATACGAGGAGCATGAGCAACTTCGTGCTGGTAGAGCTGGGAGCGAATGCGAAGGCAATTTATGAACAATTGCTGAGCAGAGGAATTATTGTCAGGTATGCCGGAGCCTGGCAGCTTCCGCAACATGTCCGCGTCTCGATCGGTACGCAAGAGGAGAATCAAGCGTTGCTTAACGAATTAACCAGCATTTTACGTCAATACGATTCTGTGACGTCCTTGTCCTAG